In Verrucomicrobiia bacterium, a single window of DNA contains:
- a CDS encoding PSD1 domain-containing protein: MNCHRRLRTALRTAIGLCALARVLAADEAVLFRAINLNGPGATLLGQSWEGMDTPHLVVRQGNRFENQAVLLRPPTDPVKAQMIRSSIIGSRVDLELIDVPPGNYQVFVYLWEDNHSEQIDLLINDRPFLEKAHTGKAGLWRRHGPWPAESQDGKIRISGRAPGHGAVNLSGLEVWSGTGPVPVPEGPQFVLDPSAEQIEFFERRVRPVLVDNCYECHRAGARQFGGNLLLDSRAGILRGGDTGPVITPGDPEASLLIHAIRHTDPQLTMPPRERLSPLAVADIEAWVRMGAPDPRTNDTVAVQLARESIDWDLARQWWSFQPVSDPAPPDIQDEDWPANPLDRFILARLEQAGIGPAADADRRAWIRRTTFTLTGLPPTPEEVADFLADDSPEAFAQVVDRLLASPHYGERWGRHWLDVVRYADTAGDNSDFPIPQIYRYRDWVIAAFNRDLPFDQFVREQLAGDLMPAETLDDTLDRIVATGYLANARRFGSRVEDYPQHLTIEDTLDNLGRAFLGLTVSCARCHDHKFDPITAADYYALYGIFHSTRYPWPGIELDKTQRDLVPLVPPEQRADAESLPGIRAGEQRRLEREVRRLKDRVKDTPEEEKAALEEEIKAAEKALNDHKNQPLPFELAYAVAEGARIGDVALQRRGDPALPGEVVPRRFLTVLGGTALPPGHPSSGRRELAEWIVDPANPLTARVMVNRIWLHHFGRGLVTTPNDFGKQGQAPTHPALLDWLAARFVESGWSVKAMHRLILLSRTYRQSATRDELALAKDPTLELYSGFPRRRLDAESLRDATLAISGNLDLTPHGPHPFPPQTAWNFTQHNPFRAVYDHPRRSVYLMTQRIQRHPYLAIFDGADPSASTAVRAVSTTPLQALYLLNDAFVHEQARHFAERITTGTDGDEARLRRAYELALARPPDPEELNHAREFLEAARTLLARESAATAEPETAAWQAFARVLYRLNEFAYVD, from the coding sequence ATGAACTGCCACCGCCGCCTGCGCACCGCGCTTCGAACGGCCATCGGATTGTGCGCCCTCGCCCGCGTGCTCGCCGCCGACGAGGCCGTGCTCTTCCGCGCGATCAACCTCAACGGCCCGGGTGCCACCCTCCTCGGCCAGTCGTGGGAGGGCATGGACACCCCCCACCTCGTCGTCCGTCAGGGAAACCGGTTTGAGAACCAGGCCGTTCTCCTCCGCCCGCCGACCGACCCGGTCAAGGCGCAGATGATCCGCAGCAGCATCATCGGCAGCCGGGTGGACCTCGAACTGATCGACGTCCCGCCGGGTAACTACCAGGTGTTCGTGTACCTCTGGGAGGACAACCACAGCGAACAGATCGACCTGCTGATCAACGACCGGCCCTTCCTGGAAAAGGCCCACACCGGCAAGGCCGGGCTGTGGCGGCGTCATGGACCGTGGCCGGCGGAAAGTCAGGACGGGAAGATCAGGATCTCCGGTCGCGCCCCGGGCCACGGCGCCGTCAACCTGTCCGGCCTCGAGGTCTGGTCCGGCACAGGCCCCGTGCCGGTGCCGGAGGGGCCGCAGTTCGTCCTCGATCCCTCGGCAGAACAAATCGAGTTCTTCGAGCGCCGGGTGCGGCCGGTGCTGGTGGACAATTGCTACGAATGTCACCGGGCCGGCGCGCGCCAGTTTGGCGGCAACCTCCTGCTCGATTCCCGCGCGGGCATCCTGCGCGGCGGCGACACCGGTCCGGTCATCACCCCCGGCGATCCCGAGGCGAGCCTGTTGATCCACGCCATCCGCCATACGGACCCGCAACTCACCATGCCGCCCCGCGAACGACTGTCGCCGCTGGCCGTCGCCGACATCGAGGCCTGGGTCCGCATGGGCGCTCCCGATCCGCGCACCAACGACACTGTCGCCGTGCAGCTCGCCCGCGAATCCATCGACTGGGACCTCGCCCGCCAATGGTGGTCGTTCCAGCCGGTGTCCGATCCCGCCCCGCCCGACATCCAGGATGAGGACTGGCCCGCCAACCCCCTGGACCGCTTCATCCTCGCCCGGCTGGAACAGGCGGGCATCGGGCCCGCTGCCGACGCGGACCGCCGCGCATGGATCCGCCGGACGACATTCACTCTCACCGGGCTGCCGCCCACACCGGAGGAGGTGGCGGATTTCCTCGCCGACGATTCCCCGGAGGCCTTCGCGCAGGTGGTGGACCGCCTGCTGGCTTCACCGCACTACGGCGAACGCTGGGGCCGCCACTGGCTGGACGTGGTGCGCTACGCGGACACCGCGGGGGACAACTCGGACTTCCCCATCCCGCAGATCTACCGGTACCGGGACTGGGTCATCGCCGCGTTCAACCGCGATCTGCCCTTCGACCAGTTCGTGCGCGAACAACTGGCCGGCGATCTGATGCCGGCGGAAACCCTCGATGACACCCTCGACCGCATCGTTGCCACCGGCTATCTCGCCAACGCCCGCCGCTTCGGGTCGCGCGTCGAGGATTACCCGCAGCACCTCACCATCGAGGACACCCTCGACAATCTCGGACGTGCCTTCCTCGGGCTGACGGTCAGTTGCGCCCGCTGCCACGACCACAAGTTCGATCCGATCACCGCAGCGGATTACTACGCGCTCTACGGCATCTTCCACAGCACCCGCTACCCGTGGCCCGGCATCGAGCTGGACAAGACGCAGCGCGACCTCGTGCCGCTCGTCCCCCCGGAACAACGGGCGGACGCCGAATCCCTCCCCGGGATCCGCGCCGGGGAACAGCGTCGTCTCGAACGGGAAGTCCGGCGCCTGAAGGATCGGGTGAAGGATACGCCGGAAGAAGAGAAGGCCGCGTTGGAGGAAGAGATCAAGGCGGCGGAGAAAGCCCTGAACGATCACAAGAACCAGCCGCTGCCCTTCGAGCTCGCCTACGCCGTGGCCGAAGGGGCCCGCATCGGCGACGTGGCGCTCCAGCGTCGGGGCGACCCCGCCCTTCCCGGCGAGGTGGTGCCACGGCGCTTCCTCACCGTGCTCGGCGGAACCGCCCTCCCGCCCGGCCACCCGTCCAGCGGCCGCCGCGAACTGGCCGAATGGATTGTGGACCCCGCCAACCCGCTCACCGCGCGCGTGATGGTCAACCGCATCTGGCTGCATCACTTCGGCCGCGGCCTGGTGACGACGCCCAACGACTTCGGCAAACAGGGCCAGGCGCCCACGCATCCCGCCCTGCTCGACTGGCTGGCAGCCCGCTTCGTGGAGTCCGGCTGGTCCGTCAAGGCGATGCACCGCCTTATCCTGCTCTCGCGCACCTACCGGCAATCCGCCACCCGCGACGAGTTGGCCCTGGCGAAGGACCCCACCCTCGAACTCTACAGCGGCTTCCCCCGCCGCCGGCTCGATGCCGAGTCGCTCCGCGACGCCACCCTCGCCATCAGCGGCAACCTCGACCTCACCCCGCACGGCCCGCATCCCTTCCCCCCCCAGACAGCCTGGAACTTCACGCAGCACAACCCCTTCCGGGCGGTGTACGACCATCCGCGGCGCAGCGTTTATCTGATGACCCAGCGGATCCAGCGCCATCCCTACCTCGCCATCTTCGACGGCGCCGACCCCTCCGCCAGCACCGCCGTCCGCGCCGTGAGCACGACGCCCCTGCAGGCGTTGTACCTGCTCAACGACGCCTTCGTGCATGAACAGGCCCGGCACTTCGCCGAACGCATCACCACCGGAACGGACGGGGACGAGGCGCGCCTCCGTCGGGCCTACGAACTCGCGCTGGCCCGACCGCCGGACCCGGAGGAGCTGAACCACGCCCGCGAATTCCTCGAGGCCGCCCGCACCCTCCTCGCGCGGGAATCCGCGGCAACGGCGGAGCCTGAAACCGCCGCGTGGCAGGCCTTCGCCCGCGTGCTCTACCGACTCAATGAATTCGCCTACGTGGACTGA
- a CDS encoding glycosyltransferase family 4 protein, which yields MRIALLNAQGGCVGGLEIHLARLLPALQAAQHEVRLFHEWPPPPSRAPIAPDHGQSLAGRDDREALECLASWRPDVLYVHSPMRPSLAMEAVRRWPAAAFQHGYFGTCATGWKRIHTPRAQPCSRTFGWSCLACHYPLRCGGWNPFALWRGFVAQRGWQRVMRRFDLIACHSDAMARELHRHGFPPGQVRTLPFLVPPPKTGGSASQPRSLPPDGPVRLVFLGRLEPVKGALLLLDSLPIVRRALGRPLVLHLAGEGPHRPALEARARAIVATDDIEVRFTGWIGEDARHRLFQSSDLIAVPSVWPEPFGQVGVEAGHWGIPAASFDVGGVRSWLHPGINGHLAPGDPPTIAGLAHAIVACLSDPGHYRHLSRGALDATQAFLEEPHLRAVEQLLTDAIRHRSRSGP from the coding sequence GTGCGCATCGCCCTCCTCAATGCCCAAGGCGGTTGTGTCGGAGGACTGGAGATCCACCTGGCGCGACTCCTGCCCGCCCTCCAGGCGGCGCAGCATGAGGTCCGGCTCTTTCACGAATGGCCACCCCCTCCGTCCCGCGCACCCATCGCGCCGGACCACGGCCAGTCCCTCGCCGGACGCGACGACCGCGAAGCTCTCGAATGCCTCGCCTCCTGGCGTCCGGACGTCCTCTATGTTCACAGCCCCATGCGCCCATCGCTTGCCATGGAGGCGGTGCGGCGCTGGCCGGCCGCGGCCTTTCAGCACGGTTACTTCGGCACCTGCGCCACGGGATGGAAGCGCATCCACACGCCCCGCGCCCAACCCTGTTCCCGCACGTTCGGATGGTCCTGCCTGGCCTGCCACTACCCCCTGCGCTGCGGCGGGTGGAACCCCTTCGCTCTCTGGCGTGGGTTCGTCGCGCAACGTGGATGGCAGCGTGTCATGCGCCGGTTCGATCTCATCGCCTGCCACTCCGACGCCATGGCCCGCGAACTCCACCGGCACGGGTTCCCCCCGGGGCAGGTCCGCACCCTCCCCTTTCTCGTGCCCCCTCCCAAAACGGGTGGCTCGGCATCGCAACCGCGGTCCTTGCCGCCCGACGGACCCGTCCGCCTCGTGTTCCTCGGCCGGCTCGAACCCGTGAAGGGCGCCCTGCTTCTCCTCGACTCCCTGCCCATCGTCCGGCGCGCCCTGGGACGGCCCCTCGTTCTGCATCTCGCCGGTGAAGGTCCCCATCGGCCTGCCCTCGAAGCCCGGGCCCGGGCAATCGTGGCGACCGATGACATCGAAGTGAGGTTCACCGGTTGGATCGGGGAGGACGCCCGGCATCGCCTGTTCCAATCCAGCGATCTGATCGCGGTGCCGAGCGTCTGGCCGGAACCGTTCGGTCAGGTCGGCGTCGAGGCCGGTCATTGGGGCATCCCGGCCGCGAGCTTCGATGTCGGAGGGGTTCGCTCCTGGCTCCATCCCGGGATCAACGGGCACCTCGCTCCGGGCGATCCCCCCACCATCGCCGGTCTCGCCCACGCCATCGTCGCCTGCCTCTCGGACCCCGGGCATTACCGGCACCTGAGCCGGGGCGCCCTGGACGCCACCCAGGCCTTCCTGGAGGAACCCCACCTCCGCGCCGTTGAACAACTCCTCACCGACGCCATTCGACATCGATCCCGTTCGGGCCCGTAA
- a CDS encoding restriction endonuclease, with amino-acid sequence MRDQIATAVQHFWTVRDRQAANQGLKSGERDRGTRSAVTGGAQLDGFADLIAAVLKIYNVPEDCIYTKRQPLQLPGYFRSEKKWDVLVIHEGRLLLCIEFKSQVGSFGNNQNNRAEEVVGLAHDLWTAYGKGAFAPSARPWLGFLMLLEDHPTVRRPVGVEEPHFKVFPEFRGASYIGRYRILLENLVRERLLDAACLILSPQSRGAKVEYAEPSPELAFATFARSMAAHALAHFGDRLNRLHE; translated from the coding sequence ATGCGGGATCAGATCGCCACGGCCGTTCAGCACTTTTGGACCGTCCGCGATAGACAGGCTGCCAACCAGGGGCTGAAATCTGGAGAGCGGGACCGTGGCACCCGGTCGGCGGTCACCGGCGGCGCACAACTGGATGGCTTCGCAGATCTCATTGCCGCGGTCCTGAAGATCTACAACGTGCCGGAAGACTGCATCTACACGAAACGCCAGCCGCTCCAACTTCCAGGTTACTTTCGATCCGAAAAGAAGTGGGATGTACTGGTCATCCACGAAGGTCGCCTGCTCCTGTGCATCGAGTTTAAATCCCAGGTCGGCTCCTTCGGGAACAATCAGAACAACCGGGCAGAGGAGGTTGTAGGTCTGGCGCACGACCTCTGGACCGCCTATGGAAAGGGTGCGTTCGCTCCCAGCGCCCGGCCGTGGCTTGGCTTCCTCATGCTCCTCGAAGATCACCCAACGGTCCGCCGCCCCGTTGGCGTGGAAGAGCCCCACTTCAAGGTCTTCCCGGAGTTTCGCGGTGCATCCTACATAGGACGTTATCGAATTCTGCTGGAGAATTTGGTTCGTGAACGCCTGCTGGATGCGGCATGCCTCATCCTGAGCCCTCAAAGTCGGGGTGCCAAAGTAGAGTACGCCGAACCATCACCTGAACTGGCATTTGCGACCTTCGCGAGGTCGATGGCCGCGCACGCCCTCGCCCACTTTGGAGACCGGCTGAACAGGCTCCACGAATGA
- a CDS encoding site-specific DNA-methyltransferase, with amino-acid sequence MRRSHPKSTDSIVKNGLDAYLPVDLRDVPIDQRAIPKLARDAKLLREIRYAVQSIPTRHDLHLADSTAFKLLPPESVHLVLTSPPYWTLKRYRDHKGQLGHVKDYGAFLDQLDTIWRTCFDALVPGGRLIIVVGDVCLSRRENGGRHTVVPLHASLQERCRLIGFDNLAPIIWHKIANAAYEAEGNGGGFLGKPFEPNAVIKNDIEYILMQRKPGGYRQPSNAERILSVIPATDHGAWFQQVWAGVTGASTRQHPAPYPVELAERLVRMFSFVGDTVFDPFLGTGTTALAAAQWGRNSIGVEVDPEYFRLAWNRLSDKAGDMISPAKVTIHEANKDRESTHAGSDRHGRSALLDRPR; translated from the coding sequence ATGAGGCGATCCCACCCCAAATCCACCGACTCCATCGTCAAAAACGGGCTGGACGCCTACTTACCTGTGGATCTCCGGGACGTTCCAATCGATCAGCGGGCGATTCCCAAGCTGGCCAGGGATGCAAAGCTGCTTCGAGAGATCAGGTATGCCGTCCAGAGCATCCCGACTCGACACGACCTTCACCTCGCCGATTCCACGGCCTTCAAACTCCTTCCGCCGGAGAGCGTCCACCTCGTTCTCACTTCGCCTCCCTACTGGACTCTCAAGCGCTACAGGGATCACAAAGGTCAACTTGGACACGTCAAGGACTACGGGGCTTTCCTCGACCAACTCGACACGATATGGCGGACATGTTTTGATGCGTTGGTACCCGGCGGGCGATTGATCATTGTTGTCGGTGACGTTTGCCTATCCCGTCGGGAGAATGGCGGCAGACACACGGTTGTTCCGCTCCACGCCTCCTTGCAGGAACGTTGCCGGCTGATCGGCTTTGACAACCTCGCGCCCATCATCTGGCACAAGATTGCCAACGCTGCCTACGAGGCTGAAGGGAATGGTGGCGGCTTCCTCGGAAAGCCATTCGAGCCAAATGCGGTCATCAAGAACGACATCGAGTACATCCTGATGCAGCGCAAGCCGGGTGGGTACAGGCAGCCATCGAATGCCGAACGAATCTTGAGTGTTATTCCCGCCACCGATCACGGTGCCTGGTTCCAGCAGGTTTGGGCCGGAGTGACGGGTGCATCCACACGCCAGCATCCCGCACCCTATCCTGTGGAATTGGCGGAGCGGCTGGTTCGCATGTTCAGCTTCGTGGGAGACACGGTTTTTGACCCATTCCTCGGCACAGGCACCACTGCCCTCGCCGCCGCGCAGTGGGGAAGGAACTCCATCGGTGTGGAAGTGGATCCCGAGTATTTCCGCCTCGCCTGGAACCGGCTCTCAGACAAGGCCGGCGACATGATCTCACCAGCCAAGGTTACCATTCATGAGGCGAACAAGGATCGGGAAAGCACCCATGCGGGATCAGATCGCCACGGCCGTTCAGCACTTTTGGACCGTCCGCGATAG
- a CDS encoding efflux RND transporter permease subunit: MLEALIRLSLRHRALVLAAALACLALGWQTARHLAIDVLPDLNKPTVTLLTEAPGLAPEEVETWISRPLESAILGLAGLERVRSTSDVGLSLVVAEFSWGTDIYRARQWVQERWQSVARDLPPQARTDMTPVSSLLGEILLVGLSSPDGSVSPEALRTLADWSIRRRLQGIRGVADVLNLGGGVEELQVQPDPHRLAAHGLSLADLERALSQSTLAATSGYLQAGPREVMIRHRTATLDPEALGATWIRTIEDRPVLVRDVATVAWGTQPRRGDASVNGFPGVILSIDKAPGFDTRSLTATVERALEDLRLSLPPGVLVDVLFRQADFIDAALGNVREALRDGAFMVAVVLFLFLFRIRTTVIALVAIPLSFATTLLVFRAFDVGVNAMTLGGLAVAAGMVVDDAIVDVENVFRRLRENAARPSPRPSIEIIARASNEVRQGLLYATLLIILVFLPFLGLEGIEGRLFAPMALATIVSMAASFVVSLTVIPVLCSFLPEALHPRPIPEAPLIRGLKFLFLHACLQPALRRPAWILAFSALAVAGAWSLYPRLGREFLPAFHEGSATVTLACAPGTSLVEASALGEIGTRLLQGIPEIRSIARRTGRAERDDHVMPVSVTEFDIEFHPEGRPRAAVFAAIRRELGRIPGTVVALGQPIGHRLSHMLSGVSARLVVKIFGPDLDTLHALGRQVEEHARRLPGLTDVALEPQVPIPEVRLEVDPNRAAAYGLTPGDLHQRVASLVGGLSLGELRQADRPVPLTLRLPSELRDSTERLSELPVETSTAGWVPLHRLADVREALGPNIVQRENGERRIVLSANPRGRDLAQAAERLEAFLTDAMAWPPGYHARIEGEYAARQAAVLRIVWLSALVAGVMLLLLAGYFRSVPLAVQVLAGLPLAVTGGLVFTWLGPGQLSIASWVGMIAVAGVAARNGILLLSHYLRLMRQEGVPFGPALVVRGTLERLAPVLMTALSAGIALVPLVLAADQPGKEILHPVAVALCGGLVTSTLLGLVATPAAFLLWGRRPAEISVQREAPATD, translated from the coding sequence TGCTGGAAGCCCTGATCCGCCTCTCGCTCCGACACCGGGCCCTGGTGCTGGCCGCCGCGCTGGCCTGCCTGGCACTGGGCTGGCAAACCGCCCGCCACCTGGCCATCGATGTCCTGCCCGATCTCAACAAACCCACGGTCACCCTCCTGACCGAGGCGCCCGGCCTGGCCCCGGAGGAGGTCGAAACCTGGATTTCGCGCCCCCTCGAGTCCGCCATCCTCGGACTCGCCGGACTCGAACGGGTCCGGTCCACCTCGGATGTCGGATTGTCCCTGGTGGTGGCGGAGTTCTCCTGGGGCACCGACATCTACCGGGCCCGCCAGTGGGTCCAGGAACGCTGGCAGTCCGTCGCGCGCGATCTGCCCCCGCAGGCCCGCACCGACATGACGCCGGTCTCGTCGCTGCTCGGCGAGATCCTGCTGGTGGGACTGAGCAGTCCCGATGGCAGCGTCTCGCCCGAAGCGCTCCGTACGCTGGCCGACTGGTCCATTCGCCGGCGCCTGCAGGGCATCCGCGGCGTGGCCGACGTCCTCAACCTCGGCGGCGGCGTCGAGGAACTCCAGGTCCAGCCGGATCCTCACCGGCTCGCCGCCCACGGACTCTCCCTCGCCGATCTCGAACGCGCCCTCTCCCAATCCACGCTCGCCGCCACCAGCGGCTATCTCCAGGCCGGCCCCCGCGAGGTGATGATCCGGCACCGGACCGCCACGCTCGATCCGGAGGCGCTGGGTGCGACGTGGATTCGCACCATCGAGGACCGGCCCGTTCTCGTCCGGGACGTGGCCACCGTTGCCTGGGGCACCCAACCCCGCCGCGGAGACGCCAGCGTCAACGGCTTCCCGGGCGTCATTCTCAGCATCGACAAGGCGCCCGGCTTCGACACCCGCAGCCTGACCGCCACCGTCGAGCGTGCCCTCGAAGACCTGCGACTCTCGCTCCCGCCGGGCGTACTGGTGGACGTGCTGTTCCGCCAGGCGGACTTCATCGACGCCGCCCTTGGCAATGTCCGCGAGGCCCTGCGCGACGGGGCCTTCATGGTGGCGGTGGTGCTCTTTCTGTTCCTGTTCCGCATCCGCACCACCGTCATCGCCCTCGTGGCCATCCCGTTGTCCTTCGCCACCACGCTGCTCGTGTTCCGCGCCTTCGACGTCGGGGTCAATGCCATGACCCTGGGCGGCCTGGCCGTGGCGGCGGGCATGGTGGTGGACGACGCCATCGTGGATGTGGAGAACGTGTTCCGAAGGCTCCGCGAAAACGCCGCCCGCCCCTCCCCACGCCCCTCGATTGAGATCATCGCCCGCGCCTCGAACGAGGTCCGCCAGGGACTCCTCTACGCCACCCTCCTCATCATCCTGGTCTTCCTGCCGTTCCTTGGCCTCGAAGGCATCGAGGGGCGGCTCTTCGCCCCGATGGCCCTCGCCACCATCGTCAGCATGGCCGCCTCCTTCGTGGTCTCCCTCACCGTGATCCCCGTGCTGTGTTCCTTCCTCCCCGAGGCGCTCCATCCCCGCCCAATCCCCGAAGCCCCGCTGATCCGCGGCCTCAAGTTCCTCTTCCTTCACGCCTGCCTCCAACCCGCGCTCCGTCGGCCCGCGTGGATTCTCGCTTTCTCGGCCCTCGCCGTTGCCGGCGCCTGGTCACTCTACCCGAGACTCGGCCGCGAATTCCTTCCCGCCTTCCACGAAGGCAGCGCCACCGTCACCCTCGCCTGCGCCCCCGGCACCTCCCTCGTCGAAGCCAGCGCCCTGGGTGAAATCGGCACCCGCCTCCTGCAAGGCATCCCCGAGATCCGCAGCATCGCCCGCCGCACCGGCCGCGCCGAACGCGATGACCATGTCATGCCGGTGTCCGTCACCGAGTTCGACATCGAGTTCCACCCCGAAGGCCGGCCCCGCGCCGCCGTCTTCGCGGCAATCCGCCGGGAACTCGGCAGGATCCCCGGCACCGTGGTCGCCCTCGGGCAACCCATCGGACATCGCCTCAGCCACATGCTCAGCGGTGTCTCCGCCCGGCTGGTCGTGAAGATCTTCGGACCCGACCTCGACACCCTCCACGCCCTCGGACGGCAGGTCGAGGAACACGCCCGCCGCCTTCCCGGCCTGACCGACGTGGCCCTCGAACCCCAGGTGCCCATTCCCGAGGTCCGCCTCGAAGTGGACCCGAACCGTGCGGCCGCCTATGGCCTGACCCCGGGAGACCTTCACCAGCGTGTCGCCAGCCTCGTCGGCGGACTGTCCCTCGGCGAACTCCGTCAGGCCGACCGTCCCGTCCCCCTCACCCTCCGCCTCCCTTCCGAACTTCGCGACTCGACCGAACGCCTCTCGGAACTGCCCGTTGAAACGTCCACGGCCGGCTGGGTGCCCCTGCACCGCCTCGCCGACGTCCGTGAAGCCCTCGGACCGAACATCGTCCAGCGCGAGAACGGCGAACGGCGCATCGTCCTCTCCGCCAACCCTCGTGGACGTGACCTGGCCCAGGCCGCGGAACGCCTCGAGGCCTTCCTCACCGACGCCATGGCCTGGCCCCCCGGCTACCACGCCCGCATCGAAGGCGAATACGCCGCACGCCAGGCGGCGGTGCTGCGGATCGTCTGGCTGTCCGCCCTCGTCGCCGGAGTCATGCTCCTCCTTCTCGCCGGCTACTTCCGGAGCGTACCCCTCGCGGTCCAGGTCCTCGCCGGACTTCCCCTTGCGGTGACCGGCGGGCTTGTCTTCACCTGGCTGGGCCCCGGCCAGCTCAGCATCGCCTCCTGGGTCGGCATGATTGCCGTGGCGGGCGTGGCAGCCCGCAACGGCATTCTCCTCCTCTCCCACTACCTCCGGCTCATGCGCCAGGAAGGCGTCCCGTTCGGTCCCGCACTCGTTGTGCGCGGCACCCTGGAACGTCTCGCTCCCGTCCTCATGACCGCCCTCAGCGCCGGCATCGCCCTCGTCCCCCTCGTCCTTGCCGCGGATCAACCCGGCAAGGAGATCCTTCACCCCGTCGCCGTCGCCCTCTGCGGCGGACTCGTCACCTCCACCCTGTTGGGCCTGGTCGCCACCCCCGCCGCCTTCCTCCTCTGGGGCCGCCGCCCCGCCGAAATCTCCGTCCAGCGCGAAGCCCCCGCCACCGACTGA